The Lycium barbarum isolate Lr01 chromosome 9, ASM1917538v2, whole genome shotgun sequence genome has a segment encoding these proteins:
- the LOC132608920 gene encoding uncharacterized protein LOC132608920, which produces MGGSRRKYKRSRTKVRVGLPKKNPNVFKPAFSLPPKLKSLVNSHWDDKGSVIDNYKSFGVVSNPNLLGVRCRTSHMIETDSLQVPPPKKKQKPMDMDDDVDRFEDLDDSASDVEEDDLKSALGKKRRDGKSAPLQPLTSIQRIYISRLVEEYGDDYQSMFMDTKLNKMQHSVATLEKLCKRYHMYKDKNPLLVGS; this is translated from the exons ATGGGTGGTTCACGGCGAAAATACAAGAGATCAAGAACAAAAGTTCGAGTGGGTCTCCCAAAAAAGAACCCTAATGTATTCAAACCCGCGTTTTCACTCCCACCAAAGCTGAAGTCACTAGTGAACTCACATTGGGATGATAAGGGCAGCGTAATCGACAATTACAAGTCATTCGGCGTCGTTTCGAACCCTAATTTGCTTGGTGTTCGTTGCCGGACATCTCATATGATTGAAACTGATAGCCTTCAGGTGCCGCCGCCGAAGAAGAAACAGAAACCTATGGATATGGATGATGACGTGGATCGGTTTGAGGATTTGGATGATTCTGCTAGTGACGTCGAGGAAGATG ATCTTAAGTCAGCACTTGGGAAGAAACGAAGGGATGGAAAAAGTGCTCCTCTGCAACCACTGACTTCCATACAACGAATTTACATTAGCAGGCTTGTAGAGGAGTATGGAGATGATTATCAG AGCATGTTCATGGACACAAAACTAAATAAAATGCAGCATTCTGTAGCAACACTAGAGAAACTGTGCAAAAGATATCACATGTACAAGGATAAAAATCCATTACTTGTTGGCAGTTAA